CCCCTTCATCGACTGACTGATGCTCTTTGGTTACAGTGAAATGCAGCGTTTCCAGGGCAGGTGCGTGTGAGAGCTAGGCTGTTTCCACGATAGCGGCCATCTTTTGAAAAGGCCATTCTCCCACCTGGGCCCACTTGGTATTTGTTGCTCTGGCACAGAACGGCCTAGGAGTGAAGGGAAAGTGCCCTGGGCTGATGACCCAAATTTGGGCTCTCACTTTGGCCTTTCTGGTCTTCCAGTTAGTTGAATGGCCTAAGAACTTCCTTAGGAATATTGGAGTTGGTAGGCAAGATGCCGgacaaaatgagattttattcCTTCAGTATAGGATTTTGGATAAGGAAGGTATTCTAAGgaattctttattgttttctctgCCAACAACTATTCCCAAACATTCCGCCAACACTCTTTGCTTCGGTAAACTATCCCAATGAATAGGGACTCTTAGAGCTTCCTTTGCATTGCATTCCGGAACATTCTGAGCCCTTTGGACACTGGGATGAAGCTTTGATATCTGTATTATCtggctctctttcttccttcaaagaAATGTAgccttaataaaaaagaaaaagaaagaaacaaagcctTACTCCAAACAAAGGCTGTAAGCCTCCACAGCTCGCTctgtcgctctctctctctccatggcaGCCCATCATACTTTACGTTGGGAAGATCTTACAGACTTTCCCATCCAAGTCTAATGGGCCGTTTCATGGTTTAAGTGATGCGTCTAATAATACCCCTTTCTGGGAATGACTATGAGATTTGACATTGCCACTCTTAACTCAGGTTCGTTAGGCAGAGATACCttccaaagacagatgcttctgttttcatggttCCTTGTATCCTTTTGTTCCAGTGTTTGTGAGTCTACCAGTTACCTTTTCATCCAGTCTCCTGACTCCCCGCCTTTTTCCCTCCTGCAGCTGCCAGAACTGTATGCTTCTGTCGAGGACTTTATTAAGGAGAGCAAGAAATCAAATCTCCCAAACACTCACGGTATTTCACCGAGCAAAGCACAGAAAATGCTTAGTCAAAACCTGAATGCCATGTCAATTAGTGGAACCGACGACGTGAGGGAAGAAGACCCCCAGCCTCTCTTCGTGTGCGAGGTGAtgagaagagagggggagaaaccaGACTCTGCGACCGAAATCCTGTACCGAAGCTTGTTGACACCCTCGCTCTCTCCGGTGGAGAGACTCACCAAATCCCAGCAGAGGCTCTTCCGGCATGGGATTCCTCCTCCCGCACACACTTTTCCCTATGAGATTCTCATCGAGCACTCCAAATCCTCATCACCGGTCCCTGTCCCCGTAAAGGAGAAGACTCCGGGTGCCAACACATTAGGCATGCTGGGCATTTCCAGGATCAGGCCAGAAAATTTTGTCTTTGCAGACAGAATTGCTAAGTACTTCTTAGTTGATCCAGGTAATCTAAACAGATGAGGCTATGTGGGGGGAAATTCGTGGAAATCTTATTGCAACATTTACTTAGGTTATGAGAGCTGGAATAGTCAAATGGTAACCTATGGGAATCTTGCAGTTCTGGGACTCGTGGCTGATGTGCCTGCTGCCTACAGTGCCAATGGGAAGTAGAGAAAAGAGACTGGAATATTCCAGTCCCCCAAAGGAGTAATTTGGGTGTGATACTTAAAGTCACTTTTCTAATATTAGCTAGTTAAACTTGGACTCTAAGTCACCCATAACTATTATGAACTTAGCCAATTGTTTACTGAATAATGgcttatttttctaaagtatCTTGGCTTTAGTGCAATTGAGAGGggttatttttagatattttttcgGGAGCTCTTCCCTTTCATTATTGATACATCTCTACAAACGACGAGAGGAAACTCCTCCCTTCATTTCTGACACTTTAATAGGaagatgttcttttaaaaaaaaactatttagaaaaagttgaaaatatataaaatatatgatggTGAGTTTCAATGAGAAGGGGGTGACTTACAAGGTCTTCATTTTCCTTAATTTGAGGGAGGTAATAATTTGTCATTCTAGGTAGCTGTAAAAAATAGATTAAGTCAATGATATGAAATATTTGAACCTTCCTGAAGTAGCTTCTTGACTCAAGATAAAACCATTTTCACAGCAAATATTTTGACAGCACCATTTTTATACTAAAAGTAGTGGGAGAGTCAGAGGAACAAATTCAAAGACATAGATTGATTACTCTGCTCATATTTGGTCCAAGATGCCAGAACAGTCTTTGCTATAACTCCCCACACTGATGTCTTGACAGAGTCTAATGCAGTTTTCAGATCCCTTTGATAGAGTCATACTTTGTGTGTTCTGGAGCCCAGGCAGGAGTAGAAATCAGGGCAATTGTAGGAATGGCCTCGCTAATCCACAGAAGTGCGTGAGGTAAAGTCTGggaccagaaaggaaaaagtatgGAAAATATTAGGAATTAATTAGTCCTGCCAAAGAGCCTATTAAAAAAGTGCTGAGGGCTTTGGATATCTGATAGGGATGTTTATGGTTTTGCCATCGACAGAGCCAAATTGCCCTTTATTACCAATGTATGGCTTGTCTCCTTACAACATAACTTCTAGAGGTCTCTCTTGTGGCCTTCCAGACTCTGTTGGggtttcttctctgtcttcatgaCCTCATTTCCTCAGATCCTATAGGCAGAATTTCAAGTACACATCCTGTCTATTCAAGGAATATGCATAAAGCCAGGTGTAGGCATCCATATGGAGACCATCCAGTAATCTCGTAGGTTTAATTGGTATTGCAACAATTCATCTTTTACTCTCCTGTATTGTCCGGTATTACTATCATTTTATCAGCCAGCCAGTCCCTAAAGTATTCTCAGCCACTAGGACTTTAGGGATCTTGGTATACCAAAGAATATTATAGAACATATCCTTACGAGCATCAAGcactggggaaggaaaagagaatgagtgCTACCATTTTGTCCTTCTATCATATCAGCTCCTCTTGCTCAGGCTGAATACTGTGGGACTATGTAGGTTAGGAATGTGTTTGACcaaaaatgacagagaaaccaaataaagattatttttcttatgtactTAGAAGTCTGGAGGTAGACAGACAAATGTTGGAGCAATGCTTTTGCTATTGTCAAGGACCCAGGCTCCACCGTCTTTTTGTGTACAGCTTTTGTCTTCATGGTCAAAAGATGCTTCCTTCACCTCCAGGTACTATGGCCACATTCCAGGCAGCAAAAGGGGGCTAAGAAGAAAGCCACGTTGGCTCTTCGTGTCCTCTTTTAATAGGGAAGCCAAACTTCCTCAGAACACTCCTCCTGAGTGACTTCTCCCTACACCTCATTGGTCAGAATTGTGTCCAAGAGCCGCCCCTTACTGCTGGGTGGTGAATAGAGATCTTAGCTTTTCATCCTCTACGGTagaggaagacagaagaggaTTGCAGTGGGTATGCAGTGAGCCAACTATCTGTAGTGTGCACCACAGATCACAGCATAAAGCTCTGTAGGAATCAAAGTCATCAGTTTTGTGGGCTTCTCTTGTCAAATTCatccttctgttccttcttttaaCCAGATCTCCCAATGCCAAGTCTGCTAAAAATCTTGTCAAATTCCTGACACTTGGTAATTGCCCCTAGGGAGACATTGTTGACCACCAGTGTTCAACACCAAAAGCTTGCTGCAGTATCTGTTCCACTAGGGAAGGTAGGAACTCAGGGGACAGTCCCTGGCTGCAGTCTCCTACTTCAAGCACTTACAGAATGTATACTGAAACTTGGAGTCTTCCAGGACAGGGCTGGAAGCCTGATTGGTGCAGGGAACATCTCTGGACCATAGTGGATCTGCTCAAGTATCACCATACACGGAGAATGATAAGAGAGAATTAAACCAGCCCTCCTGCTTGTTTGCTGTATCCATTATTCACCTTCTGTTCCTCAAACTCATCCCCTTGACTCTTGGGCCTCTGGTTTTACACTCAAGTCTCTACCTCACGCCTTGctctttttttgttgctgttcttttttgGGGAGGGAGATGGTTTACGTTTTGGTTAgtcattaaagaaactgaaaggaagggaaagggaaatgacAGCTGAGTAAGAGCCTATGCAGTGTATCTTGGCCTGACTTTCCATGCTTCATTGGCTTCTTGAAGGGATTATAATTACGAGCAATGCCCCAGGTTGGTAGGTCCTGAAAGAGTAGCTAGCCACGGCCCTTTATACCCAGGGCTTAAACCAGCATCTTGGAAGAAATGACACTAACAACCTATGCACTTCTGATGAATCTTTGTCCTTGTTTTAAACACTCATCAGgatccttttctcctctctctcgatctcttgatctcagtgctCTGTAGATCTCTCCATTTGTCCATTATTATCCAGGCACTGAATGAGACTCCTCCACCTGCTAGTTAGCCAGGCCCACCCAGCTCCCCATTTGGAGGAGGGCTTTAGACAGATGAACACCATAGGTGCCTGCTTCATTTGTAAAGCTCTAGAAACAGCTTTCTACCAAAAGGGAGAGACTCAAGTTCATCAAAGTTTCATTCTGTCCAAGAAGCATCTCTGAATAACTGAAGGTTAAATAACACCTTCAtgtaattctttgaaaatgtgaTTCTTTGCAGAGAAACAATTCATGGATCTAAGGGATCTGGAATGGAGATACTACAAGGGGCTCACGTCATGGAAGCACCGTACTAAAGATCCATTCATAGACATAAAGTACGACAGTGAGAAGAGATTTGTGGACAGCCAGCAGAGGCCTGGTGTCATTTGCCCCCCTGTAGTTTGTAGGTCTTTATTCATTTACCCTCAAGTTGATTATCCCCCCAAAAATTCAGCTTCTTCTTAAATGAAATATgttgtttattaaaatactttggaCATGGGCTTTGTTTTTGAACTTATATGTGAAAAGTAAAGAAGCAGATGGGACATAGGAGCCAAGTCTATACAATATTGATGTAAAATCCAAAATTAAACCATTAATATGGGGAACAAGATTCAGATTGATCTGCTTCTATAAGACCAACCAGGTTTGGACCCGTGAAGCCTATTGGGACCAGAGCTGAGGCAAATCTAGATCATGTGAAAAGTTAAGGACACCTCTGAAGGAGAGCCAGGCAAGAACAGCTCTTTAAAATGTTCTACACACGTGAAGAGgtgtattatcttttaaaaaggttgGTAAATTTGACAAAGAATGAATCCCTGAGGATGTAGAGATCAGTCGGAGAACTCAAAAATAATATGGTAACTGCCGAAAGACATGAGGAAGGAAGTAACATCTACAGAACAAGAACaggaagatttgaaaaaaaaaatttggagatCTTGGAAGTGAAACATATAATTATTGgaagtaaaaaataatcataataaccaTCAATAAATTATCTGAATGGGTACTGGATGTATCTTAAGAGAGAGGATTAATTCTGAAGGAAGGATCATGGCGGGTAGAATGAGAAGTTTAGAAGTATATTCAGTGGAAGTTGCAAAAGAAACCAGGGTGTAAACAGCGatgtttgaaaatgaaaggaCCGATAATTTTCCagagatgaaatgaatgaaaactggAATGGAAAAACCTCACTGAATGattggcaagaaaataaaaataactttctctCCAGAAACCCCATCGCGTAACTGCACCAcagtaaggaaggaaggacaaaacAGCTTACGGAAGAGAGGTTGAGGGATCGCGTGGACAGAAGTGACAGATTCCGTTAACAATACACTCAAAATGCTGAAGGAAAACACTGGGCAGCCGGAAATTCACCAGCCAGCCAGATGCTCTTCAAAGAGCAGggttaaaataaatactttttttttttttaatgtaaaagccAACTTGTTTACCACCCACAATCTCTTACTGGAAAAACCACTAGGAAAGTATGTACTCTAGCAAGAACCCAGGGGGAGTCCAAGATATAATGCTGAGCAAGTGAATGAtcaataatatatgtgtataaaaaaataataatatatgtgtgtgattgtgtagatactaaaatatatttctggaatCGTgtccccaatattttatttagaaaatttgcttccacttggggcacctggctggtttatTCAGAGAAGTAAGTAACCCTTGACTTTGGGGTTGtatgtttgagccccacagtggatatagagattacctaaaaattaaatctttaaaaaaaaaatttttaaaaaaaaattttttttttaagattttatttatttatttgacagagagaaatcacaagtagatggagaggcaggcagagagagagagagagggaagcaggctccctgccgagcagagagcccgatgcgggactcgatcccaggaccctgagatcatgacctgagccgaaggcagcggcttaaccca
The DNA window shown above is from Mustela erminea isolate mMusErm1 chromosome 12, mMusErm1.Pri, whole genome shotgun sequence and carries:
- the C12H9orf153 gene encoding uncharacterized protein C9orf153 homolog isoform X3, yielding MVWRWLGTVGIAQGNSKDICSFCRMLSTTVHPLLWFLSLGVQILLFGVLSYRSSAAASTKQTRIKQRSSLEPTPGIRGQSPLTMFLSNDIHPEEGEAAAESPGCSLPELYASVEDFIKESKKSNLPNTHGISPSKAQKMLSQNLNAMSISGTDDVREEDPQPLFVCEVMRREGEKPDSATEILYRSLLTPSLSPVERLTKSQQRLFRHGIPPPAHTFPYEILIEHSKSSSPVPVPVKEKTPGANTLGMLGISRIRPENFVFADRIAKYFLVDPGRESISRRRSTEREREMLRRSGSPTWGFDPRSQRS
- the C12H9orf153 gene encoding uncharacterized protein C9orf153 homolog isoform X2 codes for the protein MLSTTVHPLLWFLSLGVQILLFGVLSYRSSAAASTKQTRIKQRSSLEPTPGIRGQSPLTMFLSNDIHPEEGEAAAESPGCSLPELYASVEDFIKESKKSNLPNTHGISPSKAQKMLSQNLNAMSISGTDDVREEDPQPLFVCEVMRREGEKPDSATEILYRSLLTPSLSPVERLTKSQQRLFRHGIPPPAHTFPYEILIEHSKSSSPVPVPVKEKTPGANTLGMLGISRIRPENFVFADRIAKYFLVDPEKQFMDLRDLEWRYYKGLTSWKHRTKDPFIDIKYDSEKRFVDSQQRPGVICPPVVCRSLFIYPQVDYPPKNSASS
- the C12H9orf153 gene encoding uncharacterized protein C9orf153 homolog isoform X1; amino-acid sequence: MVWRWLGTVGIAQGNSKDICSFCRMLSTTVHPLLWFLSLGVQILLFGVLSYRSSAAASTKQTRIKQRSSLEPTPGIRGQSPLTMFLSNDIHPEEGEAAAESPGCSLPELYASVEDFIKESKKSNLPNTHGISPSKAQKMLSQNLNAMSISGTDDVREEDPQPLFVCEVMRREGEKPDSATEILYRSLLTPSLSPVERLTKSQQRLFRHGIPPPAHTFPYEILIEHSKSSSPVPVPVKEKTPGANTLGMLGISRIRPENFVFADRIAKYFLVDPEKQFMDLRDLEWRYYKGLTSWKHRTKDPFIDIKYDSEKRFVDSQQRPGVICPPVVCRSLFIYPQVDYPPKNSASS
- the C12H9orf153 gene encoding uncharacterized protein C9orf153 homolog isoform X4; this encodes MFLSNDIHPEEGEAAAESPGCSLPELYASVEDFIKESKKSNLPNTHGISPSKAQKMLSQNLNAMSISGTDDVREEDPQPLFVCEVMRREGEKPDSATEILYRSLLTPSLSPVERLTKSQQRLFRHGIPPPAHTFPYEILIEHSKSSSPVPVPVKEKTPGANTLGMLGISRIRPENFVFADRIAKYFLVDPEKQFMDLRDLEWRYYKGLTSWKHRTKDPFIDIKYDSEKRFVDSQQRPGVICPPVVCRSLFIYPQVDYPPKNSASS